One genomic window of Evansella cellulosilytica DSM 2522 includes the following:
- a CDS encoding glycoside hydrolase family 18 protein, which produces MQIHIVESGQNLYGIAQAYAVSMEELIQANEIQDPNNLVVGQSLVIPIVGSFYWVRQGDSIFSIGQRFGVPPQQLSEINQIPMESALPIGLRIYIPPRPKTPAEVNAYIEPLGGEVTSTLIEAAQNRSPYLTYLAPFSYQLNRDGTLQAPPLDNIPAIANENNAGLMMVITNLEEGAFSEEVGAALLTNEAAQNTLLDEIIRIANEVGYEDIHFDFEYLRVEDRERYNLFLQKAATRLREQGLLISTALAPKTRADQPGQWYEAHDYRAHGEIVDFVVLMTYEWGYSGGPPMAVSPIGPVRDVIEYALTEMPAEKIMMGQNLYGYDWTLPFVPGGQYAAAVSPNRAIRIAYEQNVPIQYDTEAQAPFFTYVDDSGAEHEVWFEDARSIQAKIDLIKELGLRGISYWKLGLPFPQNWLLISDQFDIRKF; this is translated from the coding sequence ATGCAAATTCACATTGTTGAATCGGGACAAAATCTTTATGGTATAGCTCAAGCATATGCTGTTTCAATGGAAGAACTGATCCAAGCAAATGAAATTCAAGATCCAAATAATTTAGTTGTGGGTCAAAGTCTTGTTATACCTATTGTTGGCTCCTTCTATTGGGTGCGGCAAGGTGATAGCATATTTAGTATTGGTCAACGTTTCGGAGTCCCTCCACAGCAATTATCAGAAATAAACCAAATACCAATGGAATCTGCTTTACCAATTGGACTACGTATTTATATACCACCACGGCCAAAGACGCCAGCCGAAGTAAACGCTTATATCGAACCTCTTGGTGGTGAAGTTACTAGTACACTAATTGAAGCGGCTCAAAACCGTTCTCCTTATTTAACTTATTTAGCCCCATTTAGTTACCAGTTAAATAGAGACGGTACTTTACAAGCACCACCACTAGATAACATTCCAGCTATAGCAAATGAAAATAATGCAGGTCTTATGATGGTTATAACGAATTTAGAGGAAGGTGCATTTAGCGAAGAAGTAGGTGCGGCCTTATTAACTAACGAAGCTGCACAAAACACGCTTTTAGATGAAATTATTAGAATTGCTAATGAAGTCGGTTATGAGGATATTCACTTTGATTTTGAATATTTACGAGTAGAAGACCGGGAACGTTATAATTTATTTCTTCAAAAAGCAGCTACGAGACTAAGGGAACAAGGCTTACTTATTTCTACCGCATTAGCACCGAAAACAAGGGCTGATCAGCCAGGACAATGGTATGAAGCGCATGATTACCGTGCTCACGGAGAAATAGTAGACTTCGTCGTATTAATGACATACGAGTGGGGATATAGCGGTGGTCCACCAATGGCTGTATCTCCAATAGGACCAGTTAGGGATGTCATAGAGTATGCACTAACCGAAATGCCAGCTGAAAAAATCATGATGGGGCAAAATTTATATGGATACGATTGGACCTTACCGTTTGTACCTGGTGGTCAATATGCTGCAGCAGTGAGTCCAAATAGGGCAATCAGAATTGCCTACGAGCAAAATGTACCTATCCAATATGATACAGAAGCACAAGCACCATTTTTTACTTACGTGGATGACAGTGGTGCAGAACATGAAGTATGGTTTGAAGATGCTAGAAGCATACAAGCAAAAATAGACCTCATAAAGGAATTAGGTTTACGAGGTATAAGCTATTGGAAGCTAGGTCTACCATTCCCACAAAATTGGTTACTGATATCCGATCAATTTGATATAAGAAAATTTTAG
- a CDS encoding DMT family transporter, with the protein MLNKKPWLIYLMLALATSSWGSAFIAGNYATRDFDPITVAFLRFFFAAIILIPLMLIKEKNHVLPKGKEWFLLASLGLTGIALYNICFFIATKEAPIVKSSLFIASNPVLIIILSGFFLKEKITSRNIIGLILALVGAAIIITEGNFMEVIRAGFQPIDIVLFIAVICWALYSVLGKVALQRFSSLESTTYAVVFGTLMLLPFAMIEGEWNEYIQATTLTWVSILHMSIIVSVISFIMYYQGIRTIGAAKASIFINLMPLSAVILAILLLDEPLLPIHIVGAAFVLTGVTIGTRPKRKKVNS; encoded by the coding sequence ATGCTCAACAAAAAACCTTGGCTCATCTATTTAATGCTAGCTTTAGCAACAAGTAGCTGGGGAAGTGCGTTTATAGCAGGAAACTATGCCACTAGGGATTTTGATCCTATCACGGTTGCCTTTTTACGTTTTTTCTTTGCGGCAATTATTTTAATTCCATTAATGCTTATAAAGGAAAAAAATCATGTTTTACCGAAGGGGAAAGAATGGTTTTTATTAGCATCATTAGGCTTAACAGGAATAGCACTGTATAACATTTGTTTTTTTATTGCTACAAAGGAAGCACCTATCGTAAAAAGCTCCTTATTTATCGCATCTAATCCTGTATTAATTATCATTTTATCTGGTTTTTTCTTAAAGGAAAAAATAACGTCCAGAAATATAATTGGCTTAATCCTTGCATTAGTAGGAGCAGCTATTATTATTACAGAAGGAAATTTTATGGAAGTTATTCGGGCTGGATTTCAACCAATAGACATCGTTTTATTTATTGCAGTCATATGTTGGGCGCTATATAGTGTTTTAGGAAAGGTTGCACTTCAACGGTTTTCATCATTAGAAAGTACCACATACGCCGTCGTTTTTGGCACACTTATGTTATTGCCATTTGCAATGATCGAAGGGGAATGGAATGAGTACATACAAGCAACCACACTAACGTGGGTATCTATTCTACATATGAGTATCATTGTTTCTGTCATAAGCTTTATTATGTATTACCAAGGAATACGTACAATTGGTGCTGCTAAAGCATCGATATTTATCAACTTAATGCCTTTGTCTGCAGTAATATTAGCTATTTTACTTTTAGATGAACCATTATTACCTATTCATATCGTTGGAGCAGCCTTCGTCTTGACGGGAGTAACGATCGGAACTAGGCCAAAACGAAAAAAAGTTAACAGTTAA
- a CDS encoding MFS transporter: MQTWKLKGMLFFFHSSMTILISYLPVYFQALGLEGSQIGLLLAVGPAAAIIAQPFWGFMSDKWKTVKRILLICFSGALAVGFIMFQVTEYLLLIPVIFLFYSFTSPAGGLGDSLAQKISVQHGVSFGSIRMWGSIGFGTSSLAGGVLLTHIGILNIYYLFAFFILMALFLCFLAPDSEPSKKPVQLLSAVKLIKDKKLLIFLLMIFAIGLSHRINDSFISLYIVELGGNETYIGVSWFLGLSTEVLTFALSVYWLKRYHLLTYISVAAVIYFIRWVLLAFVPDANFLLAVQVLHGISFGLFYLSAFQFVSRLVPEELESTGHLLFISIFFGFAGVIGSILGGNIMSMFNLRVLYGIMAGLALIGLVGSLLYRKFYFNTEQGQNELKHISSTE; encoded by the coding sequence ATGCAAACATGGAAACTTAAAGGAATGTTATTTTTCTTCCATTCCTCAATGACTATTTTAATAAGTTATTTACCAGTATATTTTCAAGCACTAGGACTTGAAGGTTCTCAAATTGGTCTTTTATTAGCTGTAGGTCCAGCTGCAGCTATTATTGCACAACCTTTTTGGGGATTTATGAGTGATAAGTGGAAAACTGTGAAACGTATCCTTCTTATTTGTTTTTCCGGTGCTTTAGCAGTTGGTTTTATTATGTTTCAAGTCACAGAGTATTTATTACTCATCCCAGTCATTTTTTTGTTTTATTCCTTCACTTCTCCTGCTGGTGGGTTAGGGGACAGCCTAGCCCAAAAAATATCAGTGCAGCACGGCGTTTCATTTGGAAGCATTAGAATGTGGGGCTCAATCGGTTTTGGTACTTCATCATTAGCAGGCGGTGTATTATTAACGCACATCGGTATCTTGAATATTTATTATTTGTTTGCTTTTTTCATTTTAATGGCGTTATTTTTATGTTTCTTAGCACCAGATAGTGAACCTTCAAAAAAACCAGTTCAATTGCTATCAGCAGTGAAGCTGATAAAGGATAAAAAGTTACTCATATTTTTATTGATGATTTTTGCAATTGGTTTATCTCATAGGATTAACGATTCTTTTATTAGTTTGTATATCGTTGAACTTGGAGGGAACGAGACATATATTGGCGTTTCTTGGTTTTTAGGTTTATCAACAGAAGTGCTGACTTTTGCACTAAGTGTCTATTGGTTAAAACGATATCACTTATTAACGTATATATCTGTTGCTGCAGTGATTTACTTTATAAGATGGGTGCTACTAGCCTTTGTACCTGATGCTAACTTTCTTTTAGCAGTACAGGTGTTACACGGAATAAGCTTTGGTTTATTTTACTTATCTGCATTTCAATTTGTGTCACGATTAGTTCCAGAAGAATTAGAATCAACAGGTCACCTTTTGTTTATTTCTATTTTCTTTGGATTCGCAGGTGTAATTGGCTCTATACTTGGTGGGAACATTATGAGTATGTTTAACTTAAGAGTACTTTATGGGATAATGGCAGGCTTAGCTCTGATTGGTTTAGTAGGTTCTCTTTTATACCGAAAGTTCTATTTTAATACGGAGCAAGGACAAAATGAATTAAAGCATATAAGCTCTACGGAATAA
- a CDS encoding DUF2207 family protein — MNAVFTYITLFIFCSVLCYTLMSHYRAKSKMIEFDIEKLENLSPTLAAYFFQNIGVSSRHLVASLLYLVKKEFIQLQFDEVRQEYYFCIGTNDPSFISNDDAYLIQWLFYDVGKNGVFYPSDLQSYTFDREGEAKFLESCKKWENLLKAQLETEGLISKKIPTKRWITGSFSFLFLILGSVYLFFVPLIGILYLSGSITLLLACAIMPLKTNKGWEITQQLSQYKLYLKNKAAVENNSWLTLNYIYAIAFGMKKDFSKQFPIYDASAIKIKQNSFPLYMTIAPGTYAIIKESIDAVDEIEAAFTQALQNDDIIIEEGYNESNIGDSV, encoded by the coding sequence ATGAATGCGGTATTCACCTATATAACGTTATTTATTTTTTGTTCTGTTTTATGTTATACGTTAATGAGTCACTATCGTGCTAAAAGTAAAATGATAGAATTTGATATAGAAAAGCTAGAAAATTTGTCTCCGACATTAGCAGCGTACTTCTTTCAAAATATTGGTGTATCTTCAAGACATTTAGTAGCAAGTTTATTATATCTCGTTAAAAAAGAGTTTATTCAGCTTCAGTTTGACGAAGTTAGACAGGAATATTATTTTTGCATCGGAACGAATGATCCATCTTTCATTTCTAATGATGATGCTTATTTAATTCAATGGTTGTTTTATGATGTAGGTAAAAATGGCGTGTTTTACCCTTCTGATCTACAAAGCTATACTTTCGACCGAGAAGGAGAAGCTAAATTTCTTGAAAGCTGTAAAAAGTGGGAGAATTTATTAAAAGCCCAATTAGAGACAGAAGGGTTAATCTCTAAGAAGATACCTACAAAACGTTGGATAACCGGCTCCTTTTCTTTTCTTTTTTTAATTTTAGGCAGTGTATATTTGTTTTTTGTTCCCCTTATAGGCATTTTATATTTATCTGGCAGTATAACGTTGTTATTAGCATGTGCTATTATGCCTCTAAAAACAAACAAAGGGTGGGAAATCACCCAACAATTAAGCCAATATAAGCTTTACTTAAAAAATAAAGCAGCAGTAGAAAATAATTCGTGGTTAACGTTGAATTATATTTATGCCATTGCTTTCGGTATGAAAAAGGACTTTTCAAAGCAATTCCCCATTTATGATGCTTCTGCAATAAAGATTAAACAAAACAGCTTTCCACTGTATATGACGATTGCACCAGGAACATACGCAATAATTAAAGAGAGTATTGATGCGGTTGATGAAATAGAAGCGGCCTTTACTCAAGCGCTACAGAACGACGATATCATAATAGAAGAAGGTTATAATGAAAGTAATATCGGTGACTCGGTATAA
- a CDS encoding TVP38/TMEM64 family protein — protein MFSKLFHNPTILRKLAFLLISILVIILIIDWEWITYLRQEDISYFTDYLYEEIGYQLLWITLPLMIVQGVVTIFPILVVILIHFISFGLIEGFIFSFLGTFLSSIFCYLLTKSFSGKWIEHFWNKRKEQLERVLRLVSKYGILVIIVLRSIPIMPSNIISVAAALSPITTYQYIWSSIIGNISMIWLLSLISAPFWIREGYFNMYLSLYIIFSVVFLLYFSLGQRHGTLRLRDK, from the coding sequence ATGTTTTCAAAATTATTCCACAATCCTACTATACTTAGAAAATTAGCTTTTCTCCTTATAAGTATACTAGTCATTATCCTTATCATTGATTGGGAATGGATCACATACTTAAGACAAGAAGACATTAGTTATTTTACTGATTATTTATACGAGGAGATTGGCTATCAACTATTATGGATTACACTGCCTCTAATGATTGTGCAAGGTGTTGTCACAATATTTCCTATTTTAGTCGTCATTCTTATCCATTTCATTTCCTTCGGATTAATCGAAGGTTTTATATTTAGCTTTTTAGGTACTTTTCTTAGTAGTATATTTTGTTATTTATTGACAAAATCTTTTAGTGGTAAGTGGATTGAACACTTTTGGAATAAACGAAAGGAACAACTTGAACGCGTATTAAGACTCGTTTCTAAATATGGCATTTTAGTTATCATTGTATTGCGAAGTATACCTATTATGCCAAGTAACATCATATCAGTAGCTGCAGCGTTGAGCCCAATCACTACTTATCAATACATTTGGTCTAGCATCATTGGCAATATCTCCATGATTTGGCTATTGAGCTTAATTTCAGCTCCATTTTGGATTCGAGAAGGCTACTTCAATATGTATTTGTCATTATATATCATTTTTTCAGTAGTGTTCCTTTTATATTTTAGTCTTGGTCAACGGCACGGAACTTTACGTTTAAGAGATAAGTAG
- a CDS encoding PHP domain-containing protein translates to MSKKHHSELLADLHMHSTASDGGYSPSQLMEKCINNHLSIVSLTDHDTTAGVIEAMKVAKEHHLRFIPGIELSTRIKNTHVDILGYGIDPHNKSLLSTITFHQQMRIERMKTMIEKSNEQGLSVTFNEVAELAKGDTFSRPHLAQTYVKKGYVKDVKEAFDLYLANGKPCYVEKEDEMTPQEAIELVHQAEGIAIVAHPIFYSLDEDIFEWLTVHHLDGIEVYHRDHDDDAIDRFLKLANRAEVARGKKVFITGGSDFHHESFGREGENIGITKLPYEIGEQIYKAVRNKI, encoded by the coding sequence TTGAGTAAAAAACATCATTCCGAGCTACTTGCTGACTTACATATGCATTCAACAGCCTCTGATGGAGGATACTCACCGTCACAGTTAATGGAAAAGTGTATCAATAACCACCTATCTATCGTGTCGTTAACAGATCACGATACTACTGCTGGTGTGATAGAGGCGATGAAAGTTGCTAAAGAGCATCACTTGCGATTTATTCCTGGAATTGAACTTTCGACTCGAATTAAAAACACACATGTTGATATATTAGGGTATGGTATAGATCCTCACAACAAGTCTCTATTGTCCACGATTACGTTTCACCAGCAAATGCGGATCGAAAGAATGAAGACAATGATTGAGAAGTCAAATGAGCAAGGACTATCAGTCACCTTTAACGAGGTAGCGGAGCTTGCGAAAGGGGATACTTTTTCACGACCACATCTCGCACAAACGTATGTGAAAAAGGGGTATGTGAAGGATGTAAAAGAAGCGTTTGATCTTTACTTAGCTAATGGCAAACCTTGCTATGTTGAAAAGGAAGATGAAATGACTCCGCAAGAGGCCATTGAACTTGTCCATCAAGCTGAAGGAATAGCGATTGTTGCTCACCCAATTTTTTATTCTTTAGATGAAGATATTTTTGAATGGCTTACAGTACATCACCTAGATGGTATTGAAGTATATCATCGTGATCATGACGATGATGCAATAGACCGTTTTCTAAAACTAGCGAATAGAGCGGAGGTTGCTAGAGGAAAAAAGGTTTTTATTACAGGTGGATCTGACTTTCATCATGAATCATTTGGAAGAGAAGGGGAGAACATCGGTATAACTAAGCTACCATATGAGATTGGAGAGCAAATATATAAAGCTGTTAGAAACAAAATTTAA
- the tlp gene encoding small acid-soluble spore protein Tlp: MAKPDNRKNNVERLQKMVENTKENMEAARETMDNEHLSASDKAAIESKNHRREESIESFKAEIADEKRDRENGEV; the protein is encoded by the coding sequence ATGGCAAAGCCAGACAATCGTAAAAACAACGTAGAGAGACTTCAAAAGATGGTAGAAAATACGAAGGAAAATATGGAAGCTGCTAGAGAAACGATGGATAATGAACATTTATCAGCTTCAGATAAAGCTGCAATTGAATCGAAGAATCACCGTCGTGAAGAAAGTATAGAGAGCTTTAAGGCGGAAATTGCTGACGAAAAAAGAGATCGTGAAAACGGAGAAGTTTAA
- a CDS encoding AAA family ATPase, with the protein MNKENHGKHIDVTVEEWMQYPYSKLKEAEIVRALSESEQINASQYSSVIKARLLAMAAVSRYQRKQSFDIKVETRINEAWEEKEDKYVCEAVVYLYSFLLNETIYKQGFPKIRETDHSQGKKKTIARVQEMIEEGIKEVNSLIQLLERYEEAVQKVSDNTEELVSNGINILKKLQQQNIETVDIIKQYESTISGIYFSKEKHKLFHEALEQLTITSTEWNEWQASIDREEEEKGLKKLHTMIGMEEVKKKVHQYYYYLLYQEERRKHGYRLQSEPSLNMILTGNPGTGKTELARLLANIYFDLGVLPREEVIEVDRSQLVGAYVGQTEEKTMNVIKEAIGGVLFIDEAYSLKRGSATGTDYGQTAIDTLVSAMTGEYAGQFAVIMAGYPEEMRSFLWSNPGLRSRFPESNHIHLDDYSTEELLEIGEQMALDNDFSFTSGAVRELKERIEQERVDESFGNARTVKNIVLDAIFEKGAAVAKTKQFTTENFILLDSESFEKKNHQKQNTFTAEEQLQQLIGLKEVKEQVNTLASFVKVQNIRKEKGLRTTPIQLHAIFTGPPGTGKTTVAKIYGQILYELGLLKRGHLVIAGRSDLVAAYVGQTAIKTKKMIKQALGGVLFIDEAYSLVARGDQDFGKEAVDTLVEEMTKHNENLVVILAGYDEKMGPLMGSNPGLKSRFKKTITFPHYSSEELVDILIFYVNELGYKIDQVVVDALNEVIKEEQPDGNARAMKDMVEDAIQRQAYRIIQQKKDNEASLTKLELDDFSILVKGEKK; encoded by the coding sequence GTGAATAAAGAAAATCATGGAAAACATATAGATGTTACCGTCGAAGAATGGATGCAATATCCTTATAGCAAATTAAAGGAAGCAGAGATTGTAAGAGCACTTAGTGAATCGGAGCAAATAAACGCGAGTCAATACAGTAGTGTAATAAAAGCAAGATTGTTAGCAATGGCCGCAGTGAGTAGGTATCAGCGTAAGCAAAGCTTTGACATAAAAGTAGAAACAAGAATAAATGAAGCGTGGGAAGAAAAAGAGGATAAATATGTTTGTGAAGCTGTTGTGTATTTATACTCCTTTTTACTTAATGAAACAATTTATAAACAAGGCTTTCCTAAAATAAGAGAAACGGATCATAGTCAAGGCAAAAAGAAAACGATAGCTCGCGTACAGGAAATGATCGAAGAAGGGATAAAAGAAGTAAATAGCTTAATACAATTGCTAGAACGGTATGAAGAGGCAGTACAAAAAGTAAGTGACAATACCGAAGAACTAGTTTCAAATGGAATTAATATCTTAAAAAAGCTACAGCAACAAAACATTGAAACAGTGGATATTATTAAGCAATATGAGTCAACTATTTCTGGCATTTACTTTTCAAAAGAAAAACATAAGCTTTTTCATGAGGCGTTAGAACAACTCACGATAACCTCCACTGAGTGGAATGAATGGCAAGCTTCTATTGATCGCGAGGAAGAGGAAAAAGGCTTAAAAAAGCTACACACAATGATAGGAATGGAGGAAGTGAAGAAGAAGGTTCATCAATATTATTATTATTTATTATACCAAGAGGAACGGAGAAAGCATGGTTATCGGCTTCAAAGTGAACCTTCTCTCAATATGATACTAACTGGAAATCCAGGTACAGGGAAAACAGAGTTAGCACGCTTACTCGCAAATATTTACTTTGACTTAGGTGTGTTACCTCGTGAAGAAGTCATCGAAGTGGATCGTTCTCAACTTGTCGGTGCCTACGTTGGACAAACTGAAGAAAAAACGATGAATGTGATAAAAGAGGCTATCGGTGGGGTGTTATTTATAGATGAAGCATACAGCTTAAAAAGAGGAAGTGCAACTGGGACAGACTATGGCCAGACGGCAATTGATACACTCGTTTCTGCTATGACAGGGGAATATGCTGGTCAATTTGCAGTGATTATGGCCGGATATCCTGAAGAAATGAGATCCTTTTTATGGAGTAATCCTGGTTTAAGAAGCAGGTTTCCCGAGAGCAATCATATTCATTTAGACGATTATTCTACTGAAGAGCTTTTAGAGATTGGTGAACAAATGGCACTCGATAATGACTTTTCGTTTACATCTGGTGCTGTAAGAGAATTAAAGGAAAGAATAGAGCAAGAACGGGTTGATGAAAGCTTCGGTAATGCGCGAACTGTAAAAAATATCGTACTAGATGCAATCTTTGAAAAAGGGGCGGCAGTTGCAAAGACGAAGCAATTTACAACAGAAAATTTTATTTTGTTAGATAGTGAATCCTTTGAAAAAAAGAATCATCAAAAGCAAAATACGTTTACAGCTGAAGAACAGTTACAACAGCTTATAGGGTTAAAAGAAGTGAAGGAGCAAGTGAATACGCTCGCTTCGTTCGTTAAAGTACAAAATATTCGAAAAGAGAAGGGGCTACGAACAACACCTATACAGCTTCATGCTATTTTCACCGGTCCACCAGGGACAGGTAAAACAACAGTAGCAAAAATATATGGTCAAATTTTATATGAACTAGGGCTTTTAAAAAGAGGGCATCTTGTCATTGCTGGCAGAAGTGATCTTGTTGCAGCTTATGTTGGTCAAACAGCTATTAAAACAAAAAAAATGATAAAGCAAGCATTAGGTGGTGTATTGTTCATTGATGAAGCATACTCTCTCGTTGCAAGAGGAGATCAAGACTTCGGAAAAGAAGCAGTAGATACATTAGTAGAAGAAATGACGAAGCATAATGAAAACTTAGTAGTCATTCTAGCAGGCTATGACGAAAAGATGGGACCATTGATGGGGAGTAATCCAGGTTTAAAGTCACGCTTTAAAAAAACAATTACTTTTCCTCATTATTCTTCAGAGGAGCTCGTAGACATTTTGATTTTTTATGTCAATGAGCTCGGATATAAAATTGACCAAGTAGTGGTGGACGCTTTAAATGAAGTGATAAAGGAGGAGCAACCAGACGGCAATGCACGTGCAATGAAAGATATGGTGGAAGATGCTATACAAAGACAAGCATATCGAATTATCCAGCAAAAAAAGGATAATGAGGCTTCTTTGACGAAGTTGGAATTGGATGATTTTTCAATATTAGTTAAGGGAGAGAAGAAGTAA
- a CDS encoding acyl-CoA thioesterase: MLVSSEEIAVRYAETDQMGVVYHANYLIWCEIGRTKYIEALGYKYADLEKMGVLSPVTSLQMKYHYPAKYGESITVETWVESYNGIRVIYGYEITNSLGQKCLTGTSEHVCVKKDTFKPISIKKHFPEWHESYEKHKK, from the coding sequence ATGCTAGTATCTTCAGAAGAAATAGCTGTGCGATATGCAGAAACAGATCAAATGGGTGTTGTTTACCATGCAAATTATTTAATTTGGTGTGAAATAGGCAGAACAAAATATATTGAAGCATTAGGCTATAAATATGCAGATTTAGAGAAAATGGGTGTGTTATCTCCTGTTACAAGTTTACAGATGAAGTATCACTATCCTGCTAAGTATGGTGAATCAATCACAGTAGAGACATGGGTGGAATCATATAACGGTATTCGTGTTATTTACGGTTACGAAATTACCAATTCATTAGGCCAAAAGTGTTTAACAGGGACAAGTGAGCATGTATGTGTAAAAAAAGACACATTTAAACCTATCTCTATTAAGAAACATTTTCCAGAGTGGCATGAATCCTACGAAAAGCATAAAAAGTGA
- the nadE gene encoding ammonia-dependent NAD(+) synthetase → MIDLQTEIITALQVKPSIDAKQEIRDRIQLIKAYLKKSGLNGYVLGISGGQDSALTGKLIQLAMEELNDEENTKKYTFYAMRLPYGVQQDEDDAQQALSFINPYHRLTVNVKPSVDASFEQFKKATGEALTDFVKGNTKARERMKAQYDVAAHYGCLVAGTDHAAEAITGFYTKFGDGACDITPIFGLNKRQGKILLQALGAPEILYTKAPTADLEDDRPALPDEEALGVTYNQIDDYLEGKDIDEGAKKVIERHYVKTEHKRQLPVTLYDRWWK, encoded by the coding sequence GTGATTGATTTACAAACAGAAATTATTACAGCTTTACAAGTAAAACCATCTATTGATGCAAAACAAGAAATTAGGGATCGGATTCAACTAATAAAAGCTTATTTAAAAAAATCAGGCCTTAACGGGTATGTACTAGGTATATCAGGTGGACAAGATTCAGCACTAACTGGAAAGTTGATTCAACTTGCAATGGAAGAGCTTAATGACGAAGAAAATACTAAAAAATATACTTTTTATGCTATGCGGCTACCATATGGCGTTCAACAAGATGAGGATGATGCACAGCAAGCGCTTAGCTTTATTAACCCGTATCACCGGCTCACTGTTAATGTAAAACCTTCAGTAGATGCTTCTTTTGAGCAATTTAAAAAAGCAACTGGCGAGGCATTAACTGATTTTGTTAAAGGTAATACGAAGGCACGAGAACGAATGAAGGCACAGTACGATGTAGCAGCACATTATGGCTGCTTAGTTGCAGGAACAGACCATGCAGCGGAAGCAATTACGGGGTTTTATACGAAATTTGGTGATGGTGCCTGTGATATAACGCCTATTTTTGGGTTAAATAAACGCCAAGGGAAGATTTTATTACAAGCACTAGGTGCACCAGAAATACTATATACGAAAGCACCGACAGCTGATTTAGAGGATGATAGACCAGCTTTACCAGATGAAGAAGCTTTAGGAGTTACATACAATCAAATTGATGATTATTTAGAAGGAAAAGATATTGATGAAGGTGCTAAAAAAGTAATCGAAAGACATTATGTAAAAACAGAGCATAAACGTCAGCTTCCTGTCACGCTTTATGATCGGTGGTGGAAATAA
- a CDS encoding GNAT family N-acetyltransferase → MLIREIETTDSEAFIKLTNQIEENAEFMLWEPGERNIKREQQMKIIENISKSENATILLADHGDELVGYIIVIGGNAKRNRHSAYIVTGVLHRFRAKGIGTQLFKSLESWSKKNNIHRLELTVVTENRAGLSLYKKMGFEIEGTKRDSLLIDGEYFDEYYMSKLI, encoded by the coding sequence ATGTTAATAAGAGAAATTGAGACTACTGATTCTGAAGCCTTTATAAAGCTAACAAATCAAATAGAAGAAAATGCTGAATTTATGCTATGGGAGCCTGGCGAGAGGAATATAAAACGAGAACAACAAATGAAAATAATTGAAAATATAAGCAAAAGTGAAAACGCAACGATTTTATTAGCTGATCATGGGGATGAGCTTGTTGGCTATATAATTGTTATCGGTGGTAATGCTAAGAGGAATAGGCATTCAGCTTATATAGTAACGGGTGTATTACATAGATTCAGGGCTAAAGGAATAGGGACACAATTGTTCAAATCATTGGAAAGCTGGTCTAAAAAGAATAATATCCATCGATTAGAATTAACTGTCGTTACCGAAAATAGAGCAGGTTTATCACTGTATAAAAAGATGGGATTTGAAATAGAAGGAACTAAAAGGGACTCTTTACTCATCGATGGGGAATACTTCGATGAATACTACATGTCTAAGCTTATCTAG